One genomic region from Candidatus Cybelea sp. encodes:
- a CDS encoding alkaline phosphatase family protein → MVRLAALAASLAWAACSSNAAFPALPSARSTDFVQAANATGKIRHVVWIVQENRSFNDLFEGYPGARTSTTGKDSHGDTITLHPVPLTTVYEIDHSAFAMFSACDGKGELPGTKCRMDGFDLEREYGSLDGQYAYVPRSETKPYWAMAHEWALADKMFASQLDESFVAHQYIIAAQADSSVDVPMASLWGCGGPKSEKVETINSQRKYSGVQRPCFDYTTLGDELDKAGLTWRFYTCRYRKPLSGYWSGYQAVRHIFHGPDWKTNILTPQKKFLSDVRSGKLASMTWITPLCPDSDHPLCGGGFGPSWVSSVVNAVGESKFWSTTAIFVQWDDWGGWYDPVPPPFRDYDGLGFRVPLIVISPYAKQNYVSHVQYETASVLRFTEDVFALQQLAASDTRASSPAGDCFDFTQMPRKFVPIQAPHGESFFLHQAADPRIPDEE, encoded by the coding sequence GTGGTTCGGCTTGCGGCTTTGGCTGCGTCCCTTGCGTGGGCGGCGTGTTCGTCGAACGCCGCTTTCCCGGCGCTTCCCTCCGCGCGAAGCACTGATTTCGTTCAAGCGGCGAACGCTACCGGAAAAATACGCCACGTCGTGTGGATCGTACAGGAGAATCGCAGCTTCAACGACTTGTTCGAAGGGTACCCGGGCGCGAGAACGTCGACAACGGGCAAGGACTCACACGGAGACACGATTACGTTGCACCCGGTCCCCCTTACGACGGTCTATGAGATCGACCATTCGGCGTTCGCGATGTTCAGCGCGTGCGATGGTAAGGGAGAGCTTCCCGGGACGAAGTGCCGCATGGACGGATTCGACCTCGAGCGCGAGTACGGATCTCTCGACGGCCAATACGCCTACGTGCCGCGCTCCGAGACGAAGCCATATTGGGCTATGGCACACGAGTGGGCGCTGGCCGATAAGATGTTTGCCTCACAACTCGATGAGAGTTTCGTCGCGCATCAATACATTATCGCGGCGCAGGCCGACTCGAGCGTCGACGTGCCGATGGCCTCGCTTTGGGGCTGCGGCGGTCCAAAATCCGAGAAGGTCGAGACCATCAACTCACAACGCAAGTATAGCGGGGTGCAGCGGCCTTGCTTCGACTATACGACGCTTGGCGACGAGTTGGACAAAGCCGGGCTGACGTGGCGGTTCTACACGTGCCGCTATCGGAAGCCGCTCAGCGGGTATTGGTCCGGATACCAGGCGGTGCGCCACATTTTCCACGGCCCCGATTGGAAGACCAACATCCTCACGCCGCAAAAGAAGTTCTTGAGCGACGTGCGAAGCGGAAAGCTTGCGAGCATGACGTGGATAACGCCGCTCTGCCCCGACTCCGATCACCCGTTGTGCGGCGGCGGCTTCGGCCCGTCGTGGGTGTCATCGGTCGTCAATGCCGTGGGCGAGAGCAAGTTTTGGAGTACGACCGCGATTTTCGTGCAGTGGGACGATTGGGGCGGGTGGTACGATCCGGTGCCGCCTCCTTTTAGGGACTACGACGGGCTTGGATTTCGCGTGCCGCTGATCGTGATCTCGCCGTATGCCAAGCAGAACTACGTTTCCCACGTGCAGTATGAAACGGCCAGCGTCCTGCGCTTCACCGAGGACGTTTTTGCTTTGCAGCAGCTCGCCGCGTCGGATACGCGCGCGAGTTCGCCGGCCGGGGACTGCTTCGATTTCACGCAAATGCCGCGCAAGTTCGTTCCGATTCAAGCGCCGCACGGCGAGTCGTTCTTTCTGCACCAAGCCGCCGATCCACGGATTCCCGACGAAGAGTAA
- a CDS encoding transglycosylase SLT domain-containing protein, with protein MSIDPIASRLAENGVAYAPQIARAARQNGLDPNLLAAVAAQETGGPGANSGRNVVGDGGHGRGVFQIDDRWHPFAATPAAMDPGSNADYAAGMLSGLLKRYGGNVREALSAYKGDKGDKGDMGDMGDMGALD; from the coding sequence ATGAGCATCGATCCAATCGCTTCCCGGCTTGCGGAAAACGGCGTTGCCTACGCTCCCCAGATCGCCCGGGCCGCCCGGCAAAACGGCCTCGATCCAAACCTGCTGGCCGCCGTTGCCGCCCAAGAGACGGGAGGGCCCGGCGCGAACTCCGGGCGCAACGTCGTCGGCGACGGCGGCCACGGCCGCGGGGTCTTCCAAATCGACGATCGTTGGCACCCGTTCGCCGCGACCCCCGCGGCGATGGACCCGGGCAGCAACGCGGATTATGCCGCCGGAATGCTCTCGGGGCTCCTCAAGCGCTACGGCGGCAACGTCCGCGAGGCGCTCTCCGCCTACAAGGGTGACAAGGGTGACAAGGGTGACATGGGTGACATGGGTGACATGGGGGCGCTAGACTAG
- a CDS encoding DUF177 domain-containing protein translates to MDRSHRVDISGLLGGGRQLMAIDDEVPIEPFEGLAFPEPVRIALELRQADGMLAIEGSVDARVRGSCDACLEAVDLRVHVDVDERLDPTHGREEDPFGDSNVLTGQRLDVADLAQQIVLSALPLGLRCKEDCAGLCGVCGANRNMGECSCDVEQ, encoded by the coding sequence ATGGATCGTTCGCACAGAGTCGACATCAGCGGGCTGCTCGGCGGGGGTCGCCAGCTCATGGCGATCGACGACGAGGTGCCGATCGAGCCGTTCGAGGGACTCGCGTTTCCGGAGCCGGTCCGAATCGCGCTGGAACTGCGCCAGGCCGATGGTATGCTCGCCATCGAGGGAAGCGTCGACGCGCGGGTGCGCGGCAGCTGCGACGCCTGCCTCGAAGCCGTGGACCTGCGGGTTCACGTCGACGTCGACGAGCGCCTCGACCCGACGCACGGCCGCGAAGAAGATCCCTTCGGCGACAGCAACGTCTTGACGGGGCAGCGTCTCGACGTGGCCGATCTGGCCCAACAGATCGTGCTCAGCGCGCTGCCGCTCGGCCTGCGGTGCAAGGAAGATTGCGCAGGCCTGTGCGGGGTTTGCGGGGCGAATAGGAATATGGGCGAATGCTCGTGCGACGTCGAGCAATGA
- the rpmF gene encoding 50S ribosomal protein L32: protein MANLKWKTPRSKTRSRRAANWKLGPVTTVQCPQCHQPKRPHFACENCGTYKGRQAIKVTEESAG from the coding sequence ATGGCGAATCTAAAATGGAAGACGCCGCGCAGCAAGACGCGCAGCCGGCGGGCGGCAAACTGGAAGCTCGGCCCGGTGACGACCGTCCAATGCCCGCAGTGTCACCAGCCGAAGCGGCCGCATTTCGCGTGCGAAAACTGCGGCACGTATAAGGGCCGTCAGGCCATCAAGGTAACCGAAGAGTCCGCCGGTTAG
- a CDS encoding beta-ketoacyl-ACP synthase III — MKIVGVGHYAPARVVSNHELEAWLDTSDEWITSRTGMKRRHWTSDDEGTSDLASAAAQAALVHADLRAADVDCFIVATVTPDYYFPATACLVASRLGVSEKAAFDISIACSGFIYGLTVGSGLIRSGVYRRVMVIGAESLSKILDKQDRSTAILFGDGAGAVILESSQDDSFLASDLGADGSRPELLFAHGSGFRKPLDHDALDAKVHLIHMAGPETFRLAVTKMVESTDAVLLKANLSKSDVSFLIPHQANKRIIDATARYLNLPDDKVVVNIAEYGNTSAASIPMALSEAVRAGRVKPGDVVVFVAFGGGLSWGAVAWKWAA; from the coding sequence GTGAAAATCGTCGGCGTCGGCCACTATGCGCCGGCCCGAGTCGTCTCCAATCACGAGTTAGAGGCTTGGCTCGACACCTCGGACGAGTGGATCACCTCGCGGACCGGAATGAAGCGGCGCCATTGGACCTCAGATGACGAGGGGACCAGCGACCTAGCCTCCGCGGCCGCGCAAGCGGCGCTCGTTCACGCCGATCTGCGCGCCGCCGACGTCGACTGCTTCATCGTCGCCACCGTTACGCCGGACTACTACTTTCCGGCGACCGCGTGTCTGGTCGCCTCGCGCCTGGGGGTCAGCGAGAAGGCGGCTTTCGACATCTCCATCGCCTGCAGCGGCTTCATTTACGGACTAACCGTCGGCTCGGGGCTGATTCGATCGGGCGTCTACCGCCGGGTGATGGTCATCGGCGCCGAATCGCTCTCGAAGATTCTCGACAAACAGGATCGCTCGACCGCGATTCTCTTCGGCGACGGCGCGGGCGCCGTGATCCTCGAAAGCTCGCAAGATGATTCGTTTCTCGCCTCCGATCTGGGAGCCGACGGCAGCCGGCCGGAGCTGCTCTTCGCGCACGGCAGCGGTTTTCGCAAACCGCTCGATCATGACGCCCTCGATGCGAAGGTGCATCTCATTCACATGGCGGGCCCCGAAACGTTCAGGCTCGCGGTGACCAAGATGGTGGAATCGACCGACGCCGTTTTGCTCAAAGCAAACCTGAGCAAATCGGACGTCTCGTTTTTGATTCCGCACCAGGCGAACAAACGCATCATCGACGCGACTGCGCGCTACTTGAATCTGCCCGACGATAAAGTCGTCGTGAACATCGCCGAGTACGGCAATACCTCGGCGGCCTCGATTCCCATGGCGCTCTCCGAGGCCGTTCGGGCCGGGCGCGTGAAGCCCGGCGACGTGGTCGTCTTCGTGGCCTTCGGCGGCGGCCTCTCCTGGGGCGCGGTTGCTTGGAAATGGGCGGCTTAG
- the fabD gene encoding ACP S-malonyltransferase yields the protein MRYAAVFPGQGSQGVGMGCDAAATSPAARALFERAAGVLGYDLLTLQRVGPEDRLRETEYSQPAIFVTNLALYEAVRSEVRPVVTAGHSFGEICSLVIARSLEFDEGLRIVNERAQAMQAAAARKRGGMAAVLGLPAEQIRAVLERLAAENVGQVAMANFNSPTQIVISGDAAAVVAATQPMLDAGAKRVIPLNVSGAWHSVLMEPAVERLSAAVEQSRFRLPEFDVISNVDGRVYRDVQTIKENLVRSIVEEVRWHDTAERILTYELDRVVEFGASNVLGALMRRMPNSPQVSVVSDSSGVEKLRAELQRATGATV from the coding sequence GTGCGCTACGCGGCGGTCTTTCCCGGCCAAGGCTCGCAGGGCGTGGGCATGGGCTGCGACGCTGCGGCGACCTCGCCCGCGGCGCGCGCGCTGTTCGAACGCGCGGCCGGCGTGCTTGGGTACGATCTGCTGACGCTGCAGCGCGTCGGCCCCGAAGATCGCCTGCGCGAGACCGAGTACAGTCAGCCGGCGATCTTCGTGACCAATCTCGCGCTCTACGAAGCCGTGCGCAGCGAGGTTCGGCCGGTCGTCACCGCCGGCCACTCTTTCGGCGAGATCTGCAGTTTGGTGATCGCCCGTTCGCTGGAATTTGACGAAGGGCTGCGCATCGTCAACGAGCGCGCGCAGGCGATGCAGGCGGCCGCAGCCCGCAAGCGCGGCGGGATGGCGGCGGTACTCGGATTGCCGGCCGAGCAGATCCGTGCGGTGCTCGAGCGGCTCGCCGCCGAAAACGTCGGCCAGGTCGCGATGGCCAACTTCAATTCGCCGACGCAGATCGTCATCAGCGGCGACGCAGCCGCCGTCGTGGCGGCGACGCAGCCGATGCTCGACGCCGGCGCGAAGCGCGTCATTCCGCTCAACGTCTCGGGCGCGTGGCACAGCGTGCTGATGGAGCCAGCGGTCGAGCGGCTCTCGGCTGCGGTGGAGCAGAGCCGCTTTCGCCTGCCGGAGTTCGACGTGATATCCAACGTCGACGGGCGCGTCTATCGCGACGTCCAAACGATCAAAGAGAACCTGGTCCGGTCGATCGTCGAGGAAGTGCGCTGGCACGATACCGCCGAGCGCATTTTAACCTACGAGCTGGATCGCGTCGTGGAATTCGGCGCGAGCAACGTGCTCGGCGCGTTGATGCGGCGGATGCCTAATAGCCCGCAGGTCAGCGTCGTCAGCGACAGCTCGGGTGTCGAGAAGCTTCGCGCCGAGCTGCAGCGCGCGACGGGAGCCACCGTTTGA
- a CDS encoding SDR family NAD(P)-dependent oxidoreductase, translated as MILTGKTAIITGASRGIGRAIAVEFARGGADVALVGRDIEALNESAAACANARAGATAEVYLADVTDQAAMERIVGEVVERFGRLDCAIANAGQSIDSLLMRLKRETIDHLLDVNLKSAFYLCAAASRPMMKRRAGSIVLMTSIVGMTGNAGQAAYAASKAGLIALCKSLAKELGSRNIRVNAVAPGLIETAMTEKMPGAAREFLIKQAALGRAGKPEDVSGAVAFLCSDAAGYITGQTLVIDGGVLM; from the coding sequence TTGATCCTCACCGGGAAGACGGCGATCATTACCGGCGCGAGCCGCGGGATCGGCCGCGCAATCGCCGTCGAGTTCGCGCGCGGCGGCGCCGACGTCGCGCTGGTCGGCCGCGATATCGAAGCACTCAACGAGAGCGCGGCCGCCTGCGCGAACGCGCGTGCCGGCGCGACCGCCGAAGTCTATCTCGCAGACGTCACCGACCAAGCGGCGATGGAACGGATTGTCGGAGAGGTCGTCGAACGCTTCGGCCGCCTCGACTGCGCGATCGCCAACGCCGGGCAGTCCATCGACTCGCTGCTCATGCGCCTCAAACGCGAAACGATCGATCATCTGCTCGACGTCAACTTGAAGTCGGCGTTCTATCTCTGCGCCGCCGCGTCACGGCCGATGATGAAGCGGCGTGCCGGCTCGATCGTGCTGATGACCAGCATCGTCGGCATGACCGGGAACGCCGGCCAGGCGGCGTACGCCGCCTCAAAGGCCGGGCTCATCGCCCTGTGCAAATCGCTGGCGAAGGAGTTGGGTTCGAGGAATATAAGAGTCAACGCCGTCGCGCCGGGCCTGATCGAGACCGCGATGACCGAGAAGATGCCCGGCGCCGCAAGGGAATTTTTGATAAAGCAAGCTGCTCTCGGCCGCGCCGGGAAGCCGGAGGATGTGAGTGGAGCGGTCGCGTTTCTCTGCTCGGATGCTGCCGGCTACATCACCGGACAAACGCTCGTAATCGACGGCGGAGTCCTGATGTGA
- a CDS encoding acyl carrier protein, whose product MSTTFDKVKKIIVEQLGVDESEVTPEASITDDLGADSLDQVELVMAFETEFNIDIPDEEAEKIKTVGDAVKRIDETTTGPAAS is encoded by the coding sequence ATGTCCACCACCTTCGATAAAGTGAAGAAGATCATCGTCGAACAGCTCGGCGTCGACGAGTCGGAAGTGACGCCCGAAGCGTCGATTACCGACGATCTCGGTGCCGATTCTCTCGACCAAGTCGAGCTGGTGATGGCGTTCGAGACCGAGTTCAACATCGACATTCCCGACGAGGAAGCGGAGAAGATCAAAACCGTAGGCGATGCGGTCAAGCGCATCGACGAGACGACGACGGGTCCCGCGGCCTCGTAA
- the ffh gene encoding signal recognition particle protein — translation MFDQLSDRLGAIFERLSGKGKVSESEVNDALREVRVALLEADVSLATAKAFVARIKERAVGANVLESLTPAQTILTIVHGELVELLGPSSNSPAGRLNFADAPPSIIMMVGLQGSGKTTQSAKLALRLKEQGRRSMLVAADIYRPAAIDQLQTLGKQIDLPVYSAGTAKPPRIVRDAIAEAKRLAISTVIIDTAGRLQIDEALMDELAEIKKIAAPQEILLVADAMTGQEATNVAKGFHDRLGITGVILTKLDGDTRGGAALSIHSVTGAPIKFVGIGEKLAALEPFYPDRLASRILGMGDALTLIEKTQSIYSEEQARKLHEKLVKQNFTLDDFLEQMRQVRKLGSMTDLMKMVPGLSRALPKNFEIPEREVSKIEAIICSMTRNERHHPDLLNGSRRKRIARGSGTQVSDVNRLVKQFEQARQMAKQLGGKRRRPFLPLPPSP, via the coding sequence TTGTTCGATCAGCTTAGCGACCGCCTCGGCGCGATATTCGAGCGCCTGAGCGGAAAAGGTAAAGTTTCCGAGAGCGAGGTCAACGACGCGCTGCGCGAGGTTCGGGTCGCGTTGCTCGAGGCCGACGTCTCGCTTGCGACCGCTAAGGCCTTCGTCGCCCGAATCAAAGAGAGAGCCGTCGGCGCGAACGTCCTCGAATCGCTGACGCCGGCGCAGACGATCTTGACGATCGTGCACGGTGAACTCGTCGAGCTGCTCGGTCCGTCAAGCAACTCTCCCGCCGGGCGCCTGAACTTTGCCGACGCACCCCCGTCGATCATCATGATGGTCGGCCTCCAGGGCTCGGGCAAGACGACGCAGTCCGCCAAGCTCGCCCTGCGACTCAAAGAGCAGGGCCGCCGCTCGATGCTCGTTGCCGCCGATATCTATCGTCCTGCAGCAATCGATCAGCTGCAGACGCTCGGCAAACAGATCGATCTTCCCGTTTACAGCGCGGGCACGGCGAAGCCCCCGCGCATCGTCCGCGATGCGATTGCCGAAGCCAAGCGGCTCGCGATCTCGACGGTGATCATCGATACCGCCGGCCGCCTGCAGATCGACGAAGCGCTGATGGACGAGCTCGCCGAGATCAAAAAGATCGCCGCGCCGCAAGAGATTCTGCTCGTCGCCGATGCGATGACCGGACAAGAAGCCACCAACGTTGCGAAAGGGTTCCACGACCGTCTGGGCATCACCGGCGTGATCTTGACGAAGCTGGACGGCGACACGCGCGGCGGCGCCGCGCTCTCGATCCACAGCGTCACGGGAGCGCCGATCAAATTCGTCGGAATCGGTGAGAAGCTCGCCGCCCTCGAGCCTTTCTATCCCGATCGTTTGGCTTCGCGGATTCTCGGCATGGGCGACGCGCTCACCCTGATCGAGAAAACGCAGAGCATCTATTCCGAAGAGCAGGCGCGCAAGCTGCACGAGAAGCTCGTCAAGCAGAACTTTACCCTCGACGATTTCCTCGAGCAGATGCGCCAAGTCCGGAAGCTCGGCTCGATGACCGATCTGATGAAGATGGTTCCGGGCCTCTCGCGCGCGCTGCCCAAAAACTTTGAAATACCCGAACGCGAAGTGAGCAAGATCGAAGCGATCATCTGCTCGATGACGCGCAACGAGCGCCACCATCCCGATCTCCTCAATGGATCGCGGCGCAAGCGAATCGCCCGCGGCTCGGGTACGCAAGTCTCCGACGTGAACCGGCTCGTCAAACAGTTCGAGCAGGCACGCCAGATGGCAAAACAACTCGGAGGAAAGAGGCGGCGTCCGTTCTTGCCGCTTCCCCCTAGCCCATAA
- the rpsP gene encoding 30S ribosomal protein S16, with product MVRIRLRRMGAKKQPTYRFVVADARAPRDGRFIEILGHYNPRTEPRTVEVDEAKVREWLAKGAQPSETVRRLFAEKGLVERGPIPETKRQPKSKAS from the coding sequence ATGGTACGTATTCGTCTGCGCCGCATGGGCGCGAAAAAACAGCCCACCTACCGTTTCGTGGTCGCCGACGCGCGGGCGCCGCGCGACGGGCGTTTTATTGAGATTCTCGGACACTACAATCCGCGGACGGAGCCGCGGACCGTCGAAGTCGACGAAGCCAAAGTGCGCGAATGGCTCGCAAAAGGCGCTCAGCCGTCCGAAACGGTTCGCCGCCTCTTTGCCGAAAAAGGACTCGTGGAGCGCGGGCCGATTCCGGAGACCAAACGGCAGCCCAAGAGCAAGGCCTCGTGA
- a CDS encoding KH domain-containing protein — protein sequence MSSFDDEFGLFSESVADEVERQPSRRVSSQPQQAPPPVGSQPAMSRPSRPQPRRERRPSRPSNDPWAGHRRASELLQFLARKLVANPDDVTVELFVDERAQPVIELIVNPDDLGKVIGRSGRVAHALRTIVRATAEGRVAVDILDTEEAAGGPEDDPSTSSG from the coding sequence GTGAGCTCGTTCGACGACGAGTTCGGCCTCTTCAGCGAGTCGGTCGCCGATGAGGTCGAGCGCCAGCCGTCGCGCCGCGTAAGCTCTCAGCCGCAGCAGGCCCCGCCGCCGGTTGGATCGCAGCCGGCGATGTCGCGCCCCTCGCGGCCGCAGCCCCGGCGCGAACGCCGGCCGAGCCGCCCTTCCAACGATCCGTGGGCCGGCCACCGTCGCGCCAGCGAGCTGCTGCAGTTTCTCGCGCGCAAACTCGTCGCGAATCCCGACGACGTCACCGTCGAGCTCTTCGTCGACGAGCGTGCGCAGCCGGTGATCGAGCTGATCGTCAACCCGGACGACCTCGGCAAAGTGATCGGTCGAAGCGGACGCGTCGCACACGCGCTGCGCACGATCGTTCGCGCGACTGCAGAAGGTCGCGTCGCGGTCGATATTCTCGATACGGAAGAGGCTGCCGGAGGCCCCGAGGATGACCCTTCGACAAGCTCAGGATGA
- the rimM gene encoding ribosome maturation factor RimM (Essential for efficient processing of 16S rRNA), which translates to MTLRQAQDDGAAPRVTADAQNDIEVGRIAGLFGVRGELKCDPTSAGRTVFVPGAVLRCERGDSSSSIRLSAVRAHQRRLLVRIEGVGDATAAHAYVGAVLYAPRESADLAAGEYLDADLIGCPVVSASGTPYGTVERVEHYPASDMLVVDGHFVPMVAAIVLQVDLAAKRIVIDPPEGLFG; encoded by the coding sequence ATGACCCTTCGACAAGCTCAGGATGACGGCGCTGCGCCTAGGGTGACGGCGGACGCTCAGAATGACATAGAAGTCGGAAGGATCGCTGGATTGTTCGGCGTCCGCGGCGAGCTCAAGTGCGACCCGACCAGCGCGGGTCGCACTGTCTTTGTACCGGGCGCCGTGCTGCGTTGCGAACGCGGCGATTCCTCGAGCTCGATTCGACTGAGTGCGGTTCGCGCGCACCAGAGGCGGCTGCTGGTGCGCATCGAGGGCGTCGGCGATGCGACCGCCGCGCACGCGTACGTCGGCGCGGTGCTCTACGCCCCGCGCGAGAGCGCCGATCTCGCCGCCGGCGAGTATTTGGACGCCGATCTGATCGGCTGCCCCGTCGTCTCTGCAAGCGGCACGCCGTACGGTACCGTCGAACGCGTCGAGCACTATCCCGCGAGCGACATGCTCGTCGTCGACGGGCACTTCGTGCCGATGGTCGCCGCCATCGTCTTGCAGGTCGACCTCGCAGCGAAGCGCATCGTCATCGACCCGCCCGAAGGTTTGTTCGGCTAG
- a CDS encoding YihY/virulence factor BrkB family protein: MRRLFSAFREAGIRFSRDGCAFHAQSVAFNALFAIFPLMVLALSAATLVYPNPERRLLMLVGTLAPTLRDYISENLQTYIYGRGISSIIAFLFLLWSGKNLFMGLAYALDRALNVPKSRPLVHNLLLSVVMLPATAVLLLIATALPVVLAVTFRVAGIHDPQRITHILAYLISIALVYIVAVLLYRLLPNRPISWAFASRGAAIVAIAWPVVQYAFAAYVTHVDFTRIYGALSAPLVLLLWFYCIGSIFLFGAEYSITLSTGYRSVLREE; this comes from the coding sequence ATGCGGCGACTCTTCTCCGCCTTTCGTGAAGCCGGGATTCGCTTCTCGCGTGACGGCTGCGCCTTCCACGCGCAATCCGTCGCGTTCAACGCGCTCTTTGCGATCTTTCCGTTGATGGTGCTGGCGCTCAGCGCCGCGACGCTGGTCTATCCCAATCCCGAGCGACGTTTGCTGATGCTCGTCGGCACGCTGGCGCCGACCCTCCGGGATTACATCTCCGAGAACCTCCAGACGTACATCTACGGGCGCGGCATCTCGAGCATCATCGCGTTTCTCTTTCTGCTCTGGTCGGGCAAGAATCTCTTCATGGGGCTCGCCTACGCGCTCGACCGCGCACTCAACGTTCCCAAGTCGCGCCCGCTCGTGCACAATCTGCTGCTCTCGGTCGTGATGCTGCCGGCGACCGCGGTGCTGCTGTTGATCGCAACCGCGCTGCCGGTCGTGCTTGCCGTGACCTTTCGCGTCGCGGGCATTCACGATCCGCAGCGCATCACGCATATCCTCGCCTACCTCATCTCGATCGCGCTGGTCTACATCGTCGCGGTGCTCCTCTACCGCCTGCTGCCGAATCGCCCGATATCGTGGGCCTTCGCGTCGCGCGGCGCGGCCATCGTGGCGATCGCGTGGCCGGTGGTGCAGTACGCGTTCGCGGCCTACGTAACGCACGTCGACTTCACGCGAATTTATGGTGCACTCTCGGCCCCGCTCGTACTGCTGCTCTGGTTTTATTGCATCGGCTCGATCTTTCTCTTCGGCGCCGAGTACAGCATCACGCTCTCGACCGGGTATCGGAGCGTGCTCCGCGAAGAGTAG
- a CDS encoding zinc-binding alcohol dehydrogenase family protein translates to MKALRVEAFGSLADLRIEEIADVALPPQSVRIEIEAAGVNPSDIAVALGRFPQVTLPRTPGRDFAGRVIDGDPKYIGMRVWGSGGGVLGMTADGSHAEHMVLPENAVIARPAHLSPEQAAVAGVPFVTAWSALVDAAGFSAGEWAIVAGAAGAVGRAAIALVHALGGKAIALVRSKSSTASRDGLAAEAVLRSDLDDVPNAVKELTGGRGADVALNGIGASVFPELAASLAEGGRMAIYAVLGGRETPLDLLTFYRRRLRLYGINTAAFDLHQIARMYGKFGPLFESGAIDPPPIAARIPLSNAREAYERVNRGGAGKVVIVPDSATKTAAAFAAEAGSRSIPDEASPAVPV, encoded by the coding sequence GTGAAAGCGCTGCGCGTTGAAGCCTTCGGCTCGCTCGCCGATTTGCGGATCGAAGAGATCGCCGACGTCGCGCTGCCGCCGCAATCGGTCCGCATCGAAATCGAGGCGGCGGGCGTTAACCCCAGCGATATCGCCGTCGCGCTCGGACGCTTCCCGCAGGTGACTCTGCCCCGCACGCCCGGCCGAGACTTTGCCGGACGCGTGATCGACGGCGATCCGAAATACATCGGAATGCGGGTCTGGGGCTCGGGCGGCGGAGTGCTGGGAATGACCGCCGATGGATCGCACGCCGAGCACATGGTCCTCCCGGAGAATGCCGTCATCGCGCGTCCCGCGCACCTTTCGCCTGAGCAGGCCGCCGTGGCCGGCGTGCCCTTCGTCACCGCGTGGAGCGCACTCGTCGACGCGGCGGGGTTCTCCGCGGGCGAGTGGGCAATCGTCGCCGGCGCGGCCGGTGCGGTGGGCAGAGCGGCGATTGCCCTGGTTCACGCGCTCGGCGGCAAGGCGATCGCCCTGGTTCGTTCCAAAAGCTCAACCGCATCGCGCGACGGGCTGGCCGCCGAAGCGGTGCTGCGATCCGATCTCGACGACGTGCCCAACGCCGTGAAGGAGCTAACGGGGGGCCGGGGAGCCGACGTTGCGCTCAACGGCATTGGCGCGTCGGTCTTTCCCGAGCTCGCAGCCTCCTTAGCAGAGGGGGGGCGAATGGCGATCTACGCGGTGCTCGGCGGCCGGGAGACTCCGCTCGACCTGTTGACCTTTTACCGTCGGCGCCTCCGATTGTACGGCATCAATACGGCCGCGTTCGACTTGCACCAGATCGCACGGATGTACGGCAAGTTCGGGCCGCTCTTCGAATCGGGCGCGATCGACCCGCCGCCAATTGCCGCGCGTATTCCGCTCTCGAACGCGCGCGAAGCCTACGAGCGCGTTAACCGCGGCGGTGCAGGGAAGGTCGTGATCGTCCCGGATTCGGCGACGAAAACGGCAGCGGCGTTCGCCGCGGAAGCGGGGAGCCGGTCCATACCGGACGAGGCGTCACCGGCGGTTCCGGTGTGA